In Streptomyces dangxiongensis, one DNA window encodes the following:
- a CDS encoding ion channel protein — translation MAQETTQQAPASAPTAPARALLPFILPAVAVGVAASLVFVGVSTAAEKLQHVLWGPLPDALGVGRYSVLWMFVMLVATGVAVGLVVWKVPGHAGPDPATLGLDAPVLRPGVLPGLVLVTALMLAGGPSLGPENPIIAVNVGLAAWLGGRVLPRAPDALWPVLAESATIGALFGTPVAAALVISEALAGRPMRGRLWDNLFAPLTAGACGAMTTTLVAHPTFDLGLPPIGHPHAGDLLAALVVAPVSAVLGMCAVYAFPYVHAGFRRLRHPMLMLPAGGAVLGALAAVGGRLTLFKGLSEVGQLARDPEGWSAGQFATMTVVKLAALLVAASCGFRGGRIFPAVFVGTALGLCAHALVPAVHPSLGVATGVLGMLLAVTRQGWVSLFTAAVLVASPTIIALLTIASLPAWLLVTGRPQMQLREDGAPVR, via the coding sequence GTGGCCCAGGAGACGACGCAGCAGGCGCCCGCGAGCGCCCCCACGGCCCCGGCACGGGCCCTGCTGCCGTTCATCCTGCCCGCCGTCGCCGTGGGCGTGGCCGCGAGTCTGGTCTTCGTCGGGGTGAGCACGGCGGCGGAGAAGCTCCAGCACGTGCTGTGGGGTCCCCTGCCGGACGCGCTCGGCGTGGGCCGCTACTCGGTGCTGTGGATGTTCGTCATGCTCGTGGCGACCGGTGTCGCCGTCGGACTGGTGGTCTGGAAGGTACCTGGGCACGCCGGACCCGACCCGGCCACGCTCGGTCTCGACGCCCCGGTCCTGCGGCCGGGGGTGCTGCCCGGGCTGGTGCTGGTGACCGCGCTGATGCTGGCCGGTGGCCCCAGCCTCGGTCCGGAGAACCCGATCATCGCCGTGAACGTGGGCCTCGCGGCCTGGCTCGGCGGGCGCGTGCTGCCCCGGGCGCCGGACGCCCTGTGGCCGGTGCTGGCGGAGTCGGCGACGATCGGCGCGCTGTTCGGCACGCCCGTGGCGGCGGCGCTGGTGATCTCGGAGGCGCTGGCGGGCAGGCCGATGCGGGGACGGCTGTGGGACAACCTGTTCGCGCCGCTGACGGCCGGCGCGTGCGGGGCCATGACGACCACCCTGGTGGCCCATCCGACCTTTGATCTCGGGCTGCCGCCCATCGGCCACCCGCACGCCGGGGACCTGCTGGCGGCTCTCGTCGTCGCCCCCGTGTCCGCGGTGCTCGGCATGTGTGCCGTGTACGCCTTCCCGTACGTCCACGCGGGTTTCCGGCGGCTGCGGCACCCGATGCTGATGCTCCCGGCCGGCGGGGCCGTGCTCGGGGCGCTGGCGGCCGTGGGCGGCCGTCTGACGCTCTTCAAGGGGCTGTCGGAGGTCGGGCAGCTCGCCCGTGACCCCGAGGGCTGGTCGGCCGGGCAGTTCGCGACGATGACCGTGGTCAAGCTGGCAGCGCTGCTGGTCGCCGCGTCCTGCGGCTTCCGGGGCGGCCGTATCTTCCCCGCGGTGTTCGTGGGCACCGCCCTCGGCCTGTGCGCCCATGCGCTCGTTCCGGCCGTGCATCCCTCGCTGGGCGTGGCGACCGGTGTCCTGGGCATGCTGCTGGCCGTCACCCGGCAGGGCTGGGTGAGCCTGTTCACCGCCGCCGTCCTGGTCGCCTCGCCCACGATCATCGCCCTGCTGACCATCGCCTCGCTGCCGGCCTGGCTGCTGGTGACGGGCCGCCCGCAGATGCAGCTACGCGAGGACGGCGCCCCGGTCCGCTGA